A stretch of DNA from Micromonospora sp. NBC_01813:
GTGGACCAGATCAACTCCGGGCTCAACCGCGTGAACCACCCGTGTATGGGCATCCGGCCGAGTGTCGGAGCACCTAGCCGAACGTGCCCGGCGGATCATCGACAAAGGAGTGCTCAGATGTCAGGCAATGCCGCAGATACGTGCCACGTGATCGGCAAGCGCCGCTTCTGCCGCTCACGTTGGCATCTTCACGGCATCCGGGACAGCCTGACTGATGCTGGCCTGCGCACCGCCCTGTGCGCGATCGGTGCGGCACAGATCACAGTCGGGGCCCTCGGGATCATTGATTCATCCAGATATCAGCAGTCATCGGCCGGCTTTGCCACTTCGGTCGGCCACCTACAGCACGAGTCGGCCGCTCTCCACGCCGCGATCGGTATCGGGCTGGCCGTTGCGGCACTCCGGAAGACACCCATCGACGGGCTGTTTCCAACAGTTGTCGTTTTCCTGCTCACCCTGGCGTTGCTCTCAGTAACCGACATCCCCGGCCTGGTCGCACAGCCGGCAGGGTTGGTGCCATATGCGCTCATGATCACGGCATGCCTCATTCTCGTGGCCCTCCCCCACGTCAGGGCATCCGCCATGGAGCAGCAGCATCCGCAGTCCGATGTCCCCCCACGTCGACGCCACGTCGACAGATCGAACAGCAGCGACGCAGTCGCCGACCTGTGGCTGGTGGCCGAGCCGATCCGCTCACCCTACGCCGGCGCCCAGCGGGGCGGCGAAGTCGACCGCCGCGCCAGGCGCCGACAGCGCGACGCCGGGCACCCGTCATCTGATCGGCGCGGTGATCACCGGCAGCTCCAAGGGCCGGTTCGTGTCGTCGCCGTGCCGACCGATCAGGGTGGGGTGATCGAGGGTGCCTGGCCGGAGCCGAAGCGCCAGCCCTCGACCGTGCCGATCGCCGGGTTGTAGCTGCTGGCACCGAGGGTGCTGTAGGTCCAGGTGCCACCCGGGGTGGCATGCCAGTACGACCAGTAGGCGCTGGCCGGTGGCGTGTTGGCGCAGGGCTCGGCCGCAGGCGTGGGCAGCCCGTCGATGCGGCAGATGAAGGCGAGCCCCCAGCGCAGGGTGCCGGTGGGGGTGAAACCTGCGCCCTGCAGGGCGGCAAGGCCCGTCGGCGGGTCGCCGAGGTAGCAGTTGGTCTGTACGCCGAGGCCGAAGGCGGTGAAGTCGACGACGACGGTGACGCCGGTGCCAGGCGCGCAGGCGGCAGCGTGCGCTGGGCGGGTCAGCGGGTCGACCGCGATCAGGCCTGCTGCCAGCACGACGACGGCGACGAGTGCCGCGATTCGGCGGCGGATCAGTGTTGCCATGATTCCTCCGTGGGCTAGCTAGGCGGGACTGGACGGCTAGGCGCAGGCCAGGGTCGGCGCGTCCGGTCGGGAGCCGTTGGCCGACAGGGTGACCAGGCTGACGGCGGCCAGTCCGGGTACTGCCTGCGCGGTGGCCCGAGGTGCGGTGGCGGGGTCGAGTCCGGTGGTGGTGTAGGCGATCGCACCCCTGTCGGCAACGTCACCGGCGCAGTTGACCTGCAGACTCAGCAGGAACTGACGGGCCTGCCACCAGGCCAGCACCCGGCCGGTCGCCACCAGCGCCTGGGCGGCCAGGCCGGTGCTGTTGGCGTTCGCGACTCCGCCGGCGGTGAACGAGCCGTCGGTGGCCTGCACGGAGACGAGCCACTGCGCGGCTGTCTGGGCCGGGTGCCATTCGCCGGCCGCGACCAGGGCCTGGACGGCCATCGCTGTGGCGTCGACGTCGCTGGTGCAGGTGGTCTGGGCCAACTGGAGTGGGAACCCGCCGTCCGGGCACTGGCTGGCGGTCAGGAACGACACGGCCTGTGCTGGTGCGCCGCCGGCCCGGTCCAGGGCGAGGACGGCGAACGACTGGCTGAACATGTTGCTGTAGTCGCCGAACGCAGACTGGTCGGAGAATCGGCCGGAGGGCGTCATCAGGCCGGTGAGTCGGGTGAGCAGATCGACGCCGCCGAACGATGTCGGGTCGAGGCCACGGACCTGCGCCCCGAGCGCGAGTTTGGCGGTTGCGCCGGCGTATGCCTCGGTGCCGTCGCCGATGTAGCCGGTGGTCACCGCCGGCTCGGCGAGCCAGGTGATCGCGTTGGTCGCGTAGCTGTCGGCCTCCTTGGCTGCGGCGAAAGTGAAGATCGCGTCGATGGTGAGGCCCTGATCGGGGTAGGCGACGCCGCCGAAGACCACTTCGAAGCGTTCTCCGTCGACCATTTGCCGGGCGAGCCAGCCGGCGGCGGCGTCGACGCGGTTGTGAGTCTGCGGTGGGGTGGCTGCGGCTGGCGCCGCCGCTACCACGGTCAGCGCGAGGGCGGTGAGTACGCCGGTGGCGGCGAGTCGGATACGGTCGCGGCGGCGGTGGATGGTCATCGGGCGGCGCCTTTCCAGCCCATACGTCGAGGCGACCCGGGTGGACCGGGTGGCTCCGACCCGTGGGCCACGACGGGTGGGAAAACCTCAGCAGCGGTACGTGGACGGGTACTCGGGCTCGCGGCATGGTGTTCGCCGCCTACCGTTGCGGGCCAGCGCCGGCTTCCGACCGGACTTCCCCCATCGACGCACAAGTGCAGAACTGCTGCGGACAGTGTGGGCACGGCTCCTCTCTGTCGTCAACGGCTCGGCCCCGATCGGGCCGGCGGCTTCGTCGGCAGCGCCCGGCACGGTGGCTGTCAACCGCTGAGCAGGTCCGCTATTCGATCCGATCGGCCGCCGCCCGTGACGTCCGGTGAGGACACCTGTGGTTGCGCATCTGACATACTCGGTAGCGGCTCGTCACAACTGAATGTGCTCCCAGGCGGGGGAAGCCGGTGCGAGGCCGGCGCTGACCCGCAGCCGTATGCGCGCCGGTGTGCTCGTCAGCACCGGTACGCGAGCCGGAATGCCCGACTGTGGAGTGAGCGGCTCAACACGTCGTGGTCTACGGATCGAGCCCGGATCGGCCATGGTCGCGTGCGACCGGCGGATGCGGTTTCGGTCACCGCTCCGAAAGGTCCCCTCCATGGTTCGTGCCCTCATCAGCCGTATCCTGCCAGCACTTGCCGCCCTCGTGATGGTCGCCGCCGGTGCCGGGGTCGCTCTCAGCCGTCCCGCCGGGTCTCCCGCGCTGCGGTTGGCCGCCACCCCCGCAACTGCGCAGGCCGGGTCGCACTGGCTTTCCGGTCAACTGGTCGACGGCGGCCTGCCGGGCTTCGTCGGCAGTGACTGGGGACTGACGATCGACGCGCTCTTCGCGCTGCGGGCCACCGGCACCGAACCGGCCGCTGTCGCCGCCATCACCGAGGCGCTCGCGGCCAACGCCGACGGCTACGCCGCCATCAGGACCGAGATGGGAGATTTCGTCACCGGCGGATCGACGGCGAAGGTGCTCCTGGCCGCCGTCGCAGCCGGTGTCGACCCGACCCAATTCGGCGGCCACGACTGGCGTCAGCGCACACTGGACCTGATCTACGGTGCCGACCAGGGTGCCAAGGCGGGCTGGCTGTACGACCGTAACCTCGACGCCACCGCCGGGTCGAACCTGTTCGGTCAGTCGCTGGCCGTCATCGGGCTGGCCCGCTCCGGCGGCGTACCGCAGCCGGCGGTCGACTTTCTCGTCAAGCAGCAGTGCCCGGGCGGCGGCTTCCGCCTCTATCCCAGCACGGCCGGCACCTCCTGCTCGGCGGATCCGGCGATGGAGCAGAGCATGGAGGTGGACGCCACGGCGATGGCGGTGCAGGCTCTGCTGGCCGCCGCCGACGCCGGGGCGAGCGGCACCGCCGAGCCGGTGGCGTCGGCCACGTCGTGGCTGCTGTCGGTGCAGGCGGCCGGCGGTTCCTTCAACGGCTCCGGCTTCACCGACTACCCCAACACCAACAGCACCGGTCTGGCCGGGCAGGCCCTGGCCGCCGCTGGCGAGCACCCAGCCGCCGGACAGGCCGCCGGGTTCGTCGCCGCGCAACAGATCACCACCACCAACTCCGGTGCGGCCTCGGCACATGTCGGCGCAATCGCGTACACCCCGGACGCGCTTGCCGCCGCCGTCACCGCCGGAATCGGCGAGTTCGAACTGGACCAGTGGCGCCGGGCCACCGCCCAGGCGGTCCTCGGCTTGGCGCAGGTGCCGCTCGGTCGGATCGGGACCGGCGACCCGGCACCCACCCCGACCTTGACACCGACACCGAGCCTCAGCGCGACTCCCACCCCGAGCGCGACGCCGACTCCCACCCCGACACCGAATCCCACCCCGACGCCCACCAGCAGTCCGGCCACACCGTCGCCGACGCCCACCTCGACGGCCGCCGCCAGCCCGACTCCGACCGTCACACCAACCACGACGCCACCCCCGGGCGGACGCCTGCCCACCACCGGTGCCCCGATCGCCACCTACGGTCTGCTCGGCGGCGCGACGATCATCGCCGGGGTCGGCCTGCTCCTGGTAGCCCGCCGGAGACGGGAAACACCGCAGTGACGACCGACACAGCAGCCGCAGTGGACAGCGCGGCGAGGCGTACAGCAGGGTCGGTCCGCGCTGCGCAACTGCTCACCGCCGTGGCTGTCGCCGCCGGTACCACCCTGGTGCCGGCCAGCCCGGCCACAGCGTCCGGGCTGGCCGGCTACTGCCCGGACGGCAACGGAGTCACCGTCATCGTCGACTTCCAGGAACTGGGCGGGCCGACGATCATCCGATGCGCCGTCGGCGATCAGGCCACCGGCCACACGGCGCTGAAGAACGCCGGCATCTCGATCACCGGCACCACCCGTTGGGGCGAGTCGTTCATCTGCCGAATCGAGGGCAGACCGACCGCCGCCGAGGAAGCGTGCGTCGACACTCCACCGGCGAGCGCGTACTGGTCCTACTGGCACGCCGCCGACGGCGAACCCTGGACATACAGCCAGCGTGGGGTGATGGCACGTAAGCCTCAGCTGGGCAGTTTCGAGGGCTGGTCGTTCGCCAAGAACCGGACGGCGTCGACCAGCCCGCCACCCCGCATCGCCCCGGTGCGTCCCGCGCCACTGCCACCGGCCACCTCACACCCGGCGACGCCACAGCTAACCAGGACAACGCCCCCGGCACCGAAACCGCCAACGGATCCGGCACCGCCGGGCGGGGTGCCCACCCGCCAACCACCGGCCACCTCGCCTGCTCCCGCAGGCGCACCGACGTCAGGCCCGTCGTCTCCGGACCCGACCACCGCAGGCACCACTGACGTTTCGACCGCACCGTCGACCAGCCCGGCGGGTGAGGCTTCCGCGCCGGTGAAGACTGGAGACCCTGCTGCCCGGACCGAGGCGTGGACCGGGGACGTCAACCGGACGTCCGCCCAGCACACCGGGGTGCCGGTCATGACAGTGCTCGGTGCCGGCCTGCTGCTCGCGGTCGCCGTCGCCGCGGTGGTCACCGCGCGCCGCCGACGCCGGAACGGATAGATGCCGACGCTGCGCGCCCGGGCGCCCCGGGCGGTGCACCCGGGCGCCTGGTGGCTCTGGGCGCTCGGGCTGGCCACCGCCGCCACCCGTACCACGAATCCACTACTGCTCGCACTGATCATCGGAGTGGCCGGCTACGTGGTCGCCGCCCGCCGCACGGACGCGCCGTGGGCCCTCGGTTTCCGGCTCTACCTGTGGCTCGGCGCGATCATCGTATGCTCCCGGATCCTGTTCCGGGTCGTCTTCGGCGGCGGTCAGGGCGACTATGTCCTGTTCACCCTGCCGCAGATCCCGTTGCCGGAGTGGGCGGCCGGGATCCGTCTACTCGGGCCGGTCGCCCTAGAACAGGTCCTCGGTGGCGGGTACGACGGGCTGCGGCTGGCCGCGATGGTGATCTGCCTCGGCGCGGCCAACGCGCTGGCCAACCCGAAACGGCTACTGCGGGCCGTGCCCAGCGCGCTCTACGAGGTCGGGACCGCCGTCGTGGTGGCGCTGTCCGTCGCGCCGCAACTGGTGGAAAGCGTGCTGCGGGTACGCCGGGCCCGACGGTTACGCGGCGCACGCCGCAGCGGGATGCGCGCGCTGCGTGGCATCGTCATCCCGGTGCTCGCCGACGCCCTCGACCGGTCGCTGGCCCTCGCCGCCGCGATGGACTCCCGTGGCTACGGACGCCGCGGACCCCAGCCCAGCTCGGTGCACGCGCTGACCGGTACGCTGGTGATCGGCGGTCTGTGCGGCGTCTGCGTCGGCATGTACGGGCTGATGGACGCCTCCACCCCCCGCTATCTGGGACTGCCCATGCTGGCCGCCGGGACCGCCGCCGGGATCGCCGGGCTGGCGGTCAGCGGTCGCCGGGTACTGCGCAGCACGTACCGCCCGGACCGCTTCGGCGGCGCCGAGCTGCTGGTCGCGGCCTGCGGACTGATCGCGGCCGCCGGGCTCTACCTGACCACCCGGGTCGACCCGGCCAACCTCTACCCGTCGTTGAACCCGCTGGAATGGCCGCAGATCGCGCCGCTACCGGCCGCCGCGATCCTGATCGCCGCACTGCCCGCCTGGCTGGCACCACCGCCACCGGCTGACACCGACGCAGACTCCCCGCCCGCCGTCCTCGCCGTCCCGGGCGGGCGTGAGCAGGAGAAGGCAGTGCTCCCATGATCGAGTTCGACGCGGTCACCGTCACCTACTCGGGGGCGGCGACACCCGCGTTGGTCGACGCGACGCTGACCATCGCCGAGGGCGAGCTGTGCCTGGTCGCCGGCCGTACCGGAGCCGGGAAGTCCACTCTGCTCCGTGCGATCAACGGACTTGTCCCGCACTTCACCGGGGGCCGGCTCAGTGGCCGGGTCACCGTCGCCGGGCGCAGCACCCGGGACCATCCGCCCCGTGAGTTCGCCGATCTGGTCGGCGTCGTCGGACAGGACCCACTGGCCGGATTCACCACCGACACCGTCGAGGAGGAACTCGCCTACGGGATGGAACAGCTGGCCGTCCCTGCCACCGTGATGCGCAAACGGGTGGAGGAAACCCTCGACCTGCTGGGCATCGCCGAGTTGCGCCGCCGCCCACTCCGTGCGCTCTCCGGCGGGCAGCAGCAACGGGTCGCAATCGGTGCCGCGCTCACCGCGCACCCCAAGGTGCTCGTCCTCGACGAACCCACCTCCTCCCTCGACCCCACGGCCGCCGAGGAGGTGCTTGCGGCGATCACCCGCCTCGTGCATGACCTCGGTGTCACCGTCGTCGTGGCCGAGCACCGGCTGGAGCGGGTCGTCCAGTACGCCGACCACCTCGTCTACCTGCCCGGTGACGGCACCGTGCGGTCCGGGACACCGGGCGAGATCCTGGCCACCGCACAGGTTGCCCCACCCGTCGTCGAGCTGGGCCGCCTCGCCGGCTGGCAGCCGCTACCGCTGTCGGTACGCGATGCCCGCCGGCACGCCGCCGACCTGCGTACCCGGCTGGCCGCCGCCGACCCGCCGCCGACCCGCGCCCTCGCCGCCGGGCCGGTCCTGCTAAAGGCCCGACAGATCGTCGTCCGCTACGGTCCGGTCATCGCGGTGCGCGGCGTCGACGTCGACCTGACGGCAGGTACCGTGACCGCGTTGATGGGACGCAACGGTTCCGGCAAGTCCTCGCTGTTGTGGGCGCTGCAGGGATCCGGGCCGCGGCAGGGCGGGCTGGTCGACGTCGGCGGGTTCGATCCCCGCAGTCGGCCGGCGAACCAGGCCCGCGCGCTCGTCGGCCTCGTCCCGCAGACCGCCAGCGACCTGCTCTACCTCGACAGCGTCGCGGCGGAGTGCGATCAGGCCGACCGAGAGGCCGGCTCGCCCGCCGGTACCTGCCGGACACTGCTCGACGGGCTCGTACCCGGCATCGGGGACCAGCAGCATCCCCGGGATCTGTCCGAGGGGCAGAAACTGGCCCTCGTCCTGGCCGTACAGCTGACCGCCGCACCCGCCACCGTCCTGTTGGACGAACCCACCCGCGGCCTCGACTACCCCGGCAAGAGGCACTTCGCGACAATGATCCGCCGCCTCGCCGACGACGGACGGACCGTCGTCGTCGCCTCCCACGACGTCGAGTTCGTGGCCGCCGTCGCCGATCGCGTCCTGGTGATGGCCGACGGCGATATCGTCGCCGACGGATCCGCCACCGACGTGCTCGCCGCCTCGCCCGCCTTCGCGCCACAGGTAGCCAAGATCCTCGCACCGCAGCCCTGGCTGACCGTCGACCAGGTTGCCGTCACGCTCGCTGACGGACCGAGATGAGCCCGGGAACAGCGGGCGAACCGGTGTCGCCGCTGCCGCGCCGGGCACTGCTGCGGATTCCGGCACGCGGTGCCGTGGTCCTCGGCCTCGTGTCGGCTGCGGGTCTGGCCATGTTCTTCTGGCCGCTGTTCGCCGCCCCTGACCCGACGGCGATCGCGCACACCAACGACGCCCCGCTGATGTTCGTGCTGATCCTGCCGCTGCTCATCGCCATCGTGCTCAGCGAGCTCACCTCGGGCAGGATCGACTCGAAGACCTTGGCGATGCTCGGCGTACTGTCGGCGGTCAACGCCGCGCTCCGGCCACTCGGCGCCGGCACCGCCGGCATCGAAACAGTCTTCTTTCTTCTCGTACTCGCCGGACGGGTGTTCGGCCCCGGTTTCGGATTCGTGCTCGGCTGCACCAGCCTGTTCGCCTCAGCGCTGCTGACCGCCGGCGTCGGTCCGTGGCTGCCTTTCCAGATGGTCGCCGCCGCCTGGGTCGGCCTCGGCGCCGGGTTGCTCCCCCGCCGG
This window harbors:
- a CDS encoding prenyltransferase/squalene oxidase repeat-containing protein; the protein is MTIHRRRDRIRLAATGVLTALALTVVAAAPAAATPPQTHNRVDAAAGWLARQMVDGERFEVVFGGVAYPDQGLTIDAIFTFAAAKEADSYATNAITWLAEPAVTTGYIGDGTEAYAGATAKLALGAQVRGLDPTSFGGVDLLTRLTGLMTPSGRFSDQSAFGDYSNMFSQSFAVLALDRAGGAPAQAVSFLTASQCPDGGFPLQLAQTTCTSDVDATAMAVQALVAAGEWHPAQTAAQWLVSVQATDGSFTAGGVANANSTGLAAQALVATGRVLAWWQARQFLLSLQVNCAGDVADRGAIAYTTTGLDPATAPRATAQAVPGLAAVSLVTLSANGSRPDAPTLACA
- a CDS encoding LPXTG cell wall anchor domain-containing protein translates to MVRALISRILPALAALVMVAAGAGVALSRPAGSPALRLAATPATAQAGSHWLSGQLVDGGLPGFVGSDWGLTIDALFALRATGTEPAAVAAITEALAANADGYAAIRTEMGDFVTGGSTAKVLLAAVAAGVDPTQFGGHDWRQRTLDLIYGADQGAKAGWLYDRNLDATAGSNLFGQSLAVIGLARSGGVPQPAVDFLVKQQCPGGGFRLYPSTAGTSCSADPAMEQSMEVDATAMAVQALLAAADAGASGTAEPVASATSWLLSVQAAGGSFNGSGFTDYPNTNSTGLAGQALAAAGEHPAAGQAAGFVAAQQITTTNSGAASAHVGAIAYTPDALAAAVTAGIGEFELDQWRRATAQAVLGLAQVPLGRIGTGDPAPTPTLTPTPSLSATPTPSATPTPTPTPNPTPTPTSSPATPSPTPTSTAAASPTPTVTPTTTPPPGGRLPTTGAPIATYGLLGGATIIAGVGLLLVARRRRETPQ
- a CDS encoding energy-coupling factor transporter transmembrane component T, producing MPTLRARAPRAVHPGAWWLWALGLATAATRTTNPLLLALIIGVAGYVVAARRTDAPWALGFRLYLWLGAIIVCSRILFRVVFGGGQGDYVLFTLPQIPLPEWAAGIRLLGPVALEQVLGGGYDGLRLAAMVICLGAANALANPKRLLRAVPSALYEVGTAVVVALSVAPQLVESVLRVRRARRLRGARRSGMRALRGIVIPVLADALDRSLALAAAMDSRGYGRRGPQPSSVHALTGTLVIGGLCGVCVGMYGLMDASTPRYLGLPMLAAGTAAGIAGLAVSGRRVLRSTYRPDRFGGAELLVAACGLIAAAGLYLTTRVDPANLYPSLNPLEWPQIAPLPAAAILIAALPAWLAPPPPADTDADSPPAVLAVPGGREQEKAVLP
- a CDS encoding ABC transporter ATP-binding protein, translated to MIEFDAVTVTYSGAATPALVDATLTIAEGELCLVAGRTGAGKSTLLRAINGLVPHFTGGRLSGRVTVAGRSTRDHPPREFADLVGVVGQDPLAGFTTDTVEEELAYGMEQLAVPATVMRKRVEETLDLLGIAELRRRPLRALSGGQQQRVAIGAALTAHPKVLVLDEPTSSLDPTAAEEVLAAITRLVHDLGVTVVVAEHRLERVVQYADHLVYLPGDGTVRSGTPGEILATAQVAPPVVELGRLAGWQPLPLSVRDARRHAADLRTRLAAADPPPTRALAAGPVLLKARQIVVRYGPVIAVRGVDVDLTAGTVTALMGRNGSGKSSLLWALQGSGPRQGGLVDVGGFDPRSRPANQARALVGLVPQTASDLLYLDSVAAECDQADREAGSPAGTCRTLLDGLVPGIGDQQHPRDLSEGQKLALVLAVQLTAAPATVLLDEPTRGLDYPGKRHFATMIRRLADDGRTVVVASHDVEFVAAVADRVLVMADGDIVADGSATDVLAASPAFAPQVAKILAPQPWLTVDQVAVTLADGPR
- a CDS encoding ECF transporter S component, which translates into the protein MSPGTAGEPVSPLPRRALLRIPARGAVVLGLVSAAGLAMFFWPLFAAPDPTAIAHTNDAPLMFVLILPLLIAIVLSELTSGRIDSKTLAMLGVLSAVNAALRPLGAGTAGIETVFFLLVLAGRVFGPGFGFVLGCTSLFASALLTAGVGPWLPFQMVAAAWVGLGAGLLPRRSRGKAEIAVLTLYGILAAYGYGFLMNMWFWPYLAQGTQLGFVPGDPVLDNLHRFVLFTVTTSTLGWDTGRALTNGIAILLAGPAVLAVLRRAARRAAFDAPVEFGPATLR